The following are encoded in a window of Panicum virgatum strain AP13 chromosome 5N, P.virgatum_v5, whole genome shotgun sequence genomic DNA:
- the LOC120672198 gene encoding noroxomaritidine/norcraugsodine reductase-like: MAASGRSREQRWSLAGKTALVTGGSKGIGRAIVEELAGFGVRVHTCARGDADLQECLRQWGADGRLARVTGSVCDVSVRADRERLVAAAREELGGRLDILVNNAGQTMYRPAAEITAEDFARLMATNVESCFHLAQLAHPLLVAAASAGGDASSVVNVSSINGIISYPVMSMYATSKAAMNQVTRSLAVEWAKDNVRVNAVAPGCVVGTDIASTSHLNLDPEVLRMMWEAEMARVPLGRMGEPEDVASLVTFLCMPAASYITGQVICTDGGRTITA, from the exons ATGGCGGCGAGCGGCCGGAGCAGGGAGCAGCGGTGGAGCCTGGCCGGCAAGACGGCGCTCGTCACCGGAGGGAGCAAGGGGATCGG GCGCGCGATCGTGGAGGAACTCGCGGGGTTCGGGGTGCGCGTCCACACCTGCGCCCGCGGCGACGCCGACCTGCAGGAGTGCCTGCGCCAGTGGGGCGCTGACGGCCGCCTCGCGCGCGTCACGGGGAGCGTCTGCGACGTCTCCGTGCGCGCCGACCGGGAGCGGCTCGTGGCCGCGGCTCGTGAGGAGCTGGGCGGCCGGCTGGACATCCTCGTCAACAACGCCGGGCAGACCATGTACAGGCCCGCCGCTGAGATCACGGCGGAGGACTTCGCGCGCCTCATGGCCACCAACGTCGAGTCCTGCTTCCACCTCGCCCAGCTCGCGCATCCACTCCTCGTCGCTGCGGCGTcagccggcggcgacgccaGCAGCGTCGTTAACGTCTCCTCCATCAATGGGATTATCTCCTACCCGGTGATGTCCATGTACGCGACCAGCAAGGCCGCCATGAACCAGGTCACCCGGAGCCTCGCCGTCGAGTGGGCCAAGGACAACGTGCGTGTCAACGCCGTCGCGCCGGGTTGCGTCGTCGGGACCGACATCGCCAGCACCAGCCACCTGAATCTGGACCCGGAGGTGCTGCGGATGATGTGGGAGGCGGAGATGGCGCGGGTCCCCCTAGGCCGCATGGGCGAGCCGGAGGACGTCGCGTCGCTGGTCACTTTTCTCTGCATGCCGGCCGCCTCCTACATCACCGGGCAGGTCATCTGCACCGACGGTGGTCGCACCATTACCGCCTAG
- the LOC120672865 gene encoding noroxomaritidine/norcraugsodine reductase-like: MAASGRSREERWSLAGKTALVTGGSKGIGRAIVEELAGFGVRVHTCARGDADLQECLRRWAADGRLARVTGTACDVAARADRERLVAAAREELGGRLDILVNNAGQTMFRPATETTAEDYARLMATNLESCFHLAQLAHPLLVVAASSGGGDSSSVVNVSSIGGIVSYPALSVYSATKGAMNQLTRSLAVEWAKDNVRVNCVAPGGVRTDIASSSGLKLDPEVARKMGEAEVARVPLRRIGEPEEIASLVVFLCMPAASYITGQVICADGGRTIAA, translated from the exons ATGGCGGCGAGCGGACGGAGCAGGGAGGAGCGGTGGAGCCTGGCCGGCAAGACGGCGCTCGTCACCGGAGGAAGCAAGGGGATCGG GCGCGCGATCGTGGAGGAGCTCGCGGGGTTCGGGGTGCGCGTCCACACCTGCGCCCGCGGCGACGCCGACCTGCAGGAGTGCCTGCGCCGGTGGGCCGCCGACGGCCGCCTCGCGCGCGTCACGGGGACCGCCTGCGACGTCGCGGCGCGCGCCGACCGGGAGCGGCTCGTGGCCGCTGCGCGGGAGGAGCTGGGCGGCCGGCTGGACATCCTCGTCAACAACGCAGGGCAGACCATGTTCCGGCCCGCCACGGAGACCACGGCGGAGGACTACGCGCGCCTCATGGCCACCAACCTCGAGTCCTGCTTCCACCTCGCGCAGCTCGCGCATCCACTCCTCGTCGTGGCGGCGTCGTCAGGCGGCGGCGACTCCAGCAGCGTCGTCAACGTCTCCTCCATCGGCGGGATTGTCTCCTACCCGGCGCTGTCCGTGTACTCGGCGACCAAGGGCGCCATGAACCAGCTCACCCGCAGCCTCGCCGTCGAGTGGGCGAAGGACAACGTGCGCGTCAACTGCGTCGCGCCGGGTGGCGTCCGGACCGACATCGCCAGCAGCAGCGGCCTCAAGCTGGACCCGGAGGTGGCGCGGAAGatgggcgaggcggaggtggcgcgGGTTCCCCTGCGCCGCATCGGCGAGCCGGAGGAGATCGCGTCGCTTGTCGTTTTCCTCTGCATGCCGGCCGCCTCCTACATCACCGGGCAGGTCATCTGCGCCGACGGTGGCCGCACCATAGCCGCCTAG
- the LOC120675118 gene encoding uncharacterized protein LOC120675118: protein MAVAAPRPNGHDVTAGKMKKGLDLVSLPGGSQRSELVLHLALTETHEWFGIGGASGRLRRPRVLTRDKRLPLASSGPDYLRSAADCRRLIVRGVMHVLRDEGFHGLNAADWDAAVPRGFEARVAERARALPAGCACRCEVSIRIGVEFVYSEPAALLRACTDAGDLMTSRAAGGVGDGAAPPCSICLEEMARDAEATCLPGCGHGFHSRCIGRWFQKASTCPVCRRDKLQYLPPGYTAVHDMMHSDPEGSC, encoded by the coding sequence ATGGCTGTGGCGGCACCCAGGCCGAACGGGCACGACGTCACGGCCGGGAAGATGAAGAAGGGGCTGGACCTGGTGAGCTTGCCGGGAGGTAGCCAGCGGAGCGAACTGGTCCTGCACCTGGCGCTGACGGAGACCCATGAGTGGTTCGGGATCGgaggggcgagcgggcggctcCGCCGACCCAGGGTCCTCACCAGAGACAAACGGCTGCCCCTTGCCAGCTCCGGCCCCGACTACCTGCGGAGCGCCGCCGACTGCCGCCGCCTCATCGTCCGTGGGGTGATGCACGTGCTCCGCGACGAAGGCTTCCACGGGCTGAACGCGGCGGACTGGGACGCGGCGGTGCCCCGGGGCTTCGAGGCGCGCGTcgcggagcgcgcgcgcgccctgCCGGCCGGCTGCGCCTGCAGGTGCGAGGTCTCCATCCGCATCGGCGTCGAGTTCGTGTACAGCGAGCCGGCAGCGCTGCTGCGGGCGTGCACCGATGCCGGTGACCTGATGACCTcgagagcggcgggcggcgtcggcgacggcgccgcgccgccgtgctccatcTGCTTGGAGGAGATGGCGCGGGACGCGGAGGCGACGTGCCTGCCCGGTTGCGGGCACGGCTTCCACAGCAGGTGCATCGGCAGGTGGTTCCAGAAGGCGTCGACGTGCCCGGTCTGCCGGCGCGACAAGCTTCAGTACCTGCCGCCGGGCTACACGGCCGTGCATGACATGATGCACTCTGACCCGGAGGGCTCGTGCTAG